The Trueperaceae bacterium DNA window GCCACGCCGAGCTCCACGTGCGAGACGCGCAGGACGTCGAAGGGCGGACGAGGGTTGGACGGGGTCAGCGGCACCTCAGTCGGCCGCTCCCGCGGCCAGCAGCTCCTCGCGCGGCTCGTCGGCGCGCGCCAGGAACGCGTCGATGCGCGCGACCAGGTCGGAGAGGTCGTAGCCCTGGTAGAGGGCGCCCTGCGTCCTCACCGGGTCGCCGAAGAAGAACTTCTCGTAGAGGTTCTGCCGGCCGCCGAACGACGAGATCGTCATGTCCCAGGCCAGCCTGAAGAGCTGGATGCGCTCCTGCGCCGTGGCGTTCGACGCTTGCAGGAACCTGTCGATGGCGTCTGCCATGGGGCCGCCCTGGTCGGCCTCGGTGGGGATCATGATCATCCCGCTGGCCGAGAGGAGCTGCAGCAGCTCGACCATGCGCGGGTAGACCATCGGGAAGTAGTTGCGGGCGGCGTTCAGCGCGTCCTTGCCGGGGGTCATGGTGCCCCAGCGGTCGGGCGCGGCCGTCTCCTCGGCCTGGGTCCTGAACGCCTTCAGGGTCTCGAGGACGATGATCAGCTCGGCCATCTTCTGCTGGACGTGCTGGAACTGGTCGGAGCCGATGGCGTCGACGATCTTCTTCGCCACGCCCAGGAAGGCCTCGGCCTTGGCGATCTTCACGTTCACGACCTGGTGCGCCATGTGCAGCACGGCGCCGGTCTCCTGGTAGGCGCGGTTCGCCAGGCGCACGTCGTTCATGAGGAAGACGCGGTCCCAGGGGACGAGCACGTCGTCGAAGACGACGAGGGCGTCCATCTCGTCGAAACGCGACCCGAGCGGGTGGTCGCGGTGGCTGCGCCCCTGGTCGAGCGGCTCGCGCCCCACGAAGGAGAGGCCCGGCGTGTCGCAGGGCACGGCGAACGCCAGGGCGTAGCGCGTCAGCTCCTCCTGCTCCTTGAGGACCGTCGAGGGGAAGATCAGGATCTCGTCGGCGATGGGCAGCGTCGCGAGCATGCGCGCGCCGCGCACGACGATGCCCTCCTCCGTCTCCTGCACCAGCCCCAGGGCGATGTAGGGGTCGGGGAGCTGGTCGGCGCGCACGCTGCGGTTGACCTGCGGGTTCGTGAGCGCGTGCGTGAGGCAGAGGTCGTTGTCCCTGACGTGCCGGTAGTAGTTCCTGATGTTCTCGCCGAAGCGGGGGTCGTTCTGCGCGAAGTAGTCGGCCGCCCGCGCCGCGGCCATGAGGTTGACGTTCAGGTAGTCGGGGCTGCGTCCGATGAAGCCGAGGCTGTGGTCGGCCCAGACCTTGTGCATGCGCGAGCGGCGCCTGAGGTCCTCCTTCGTGGTCGTCTCGAGGAAGCTCATCCCCACGCGCCCGACGCCCTCGACCTCGTAGGTCATGACGTCGACGAGGTCGCGGCGGTGCTGCAGGTCGTAGAGCTCGGCTATGGACCGCGCGATGCCGGCCGTGGCCGGGTGCGTCGTGGGGTCCTTGACCCGCTCGCCGTTCAGGTAGATCGTCGGGGGCCGCCTCCTCAGCCCCTCCAGGAACTCGTTGCCGGTGCGTGCCGCCACCTTGTCCCTCCCCTCAGCTCCCCAGCCGGGGCACGCGGTGCTCCGTGAGCGCCACGGCGATGTTCTGGGTCTCCATGTAGAAGTCGAAGCTGTAGTCCCCGCCGTCCCTGCCGATGCCGCTGGCCTTCATGCCGCCGAAGGGCGTGGGCAGGTGGCGGACGTTGTGCGAGTTCACCCAGACCATCCCCGCGTCGAGGGCCTGGGAGAAGCGGTGGGCGCGGGCGACGTCGCGGGTCCAGACGTAGGCGGCCAGCCCGTAGTCGACGTCGTTCGCGATGGCGAGCGCCTCGGCCTCGTCAGCGAACGGCAGGGCCGTGAGCACGGGGCCGAAGATCTCCTCGCGGGCCACGCGCATGTGGGGCGCGGCGCCGCGGAAGAGCGTCGGCTCCACGTAGAGGCCGCCCAGGCCGGGGTGGACGCCGCCGCCGGCCGCCACCTCGACGCCCTCCTCCCTGGCGACCTCGAAGTACGAGGTCACCTTGGCGAGGTGGTCGGGGTGGATGAGGGGCCCGACCTCGGTGGCGGGGTCGAACGGGTCGCCGACCCTGATGCTGCGCGCGCGCGCCGCCAGCGCCGACGTGAACTCCTCGTAGACGCCGCGCTGCACCAGCACGCGGCTGCCCGACGTGCAGCGCTCGCCGTTGAGGCTGTAGATCATGAAGCTGACCGCGTCGAGGGCCCTCTCCAGGTCGGCGTCCTCGAACACCACGGCGGGGTTCTTGCCGCCGAGCTCGAAGTGCACGCGCTTGAGCGTGGGCGCGCCCTGGGCCATGATCTTCGCGCCGGTAGTGCTCTCGCCCACGAAGGCGATGGCCTTGACCGCCGGGTGCTCCGTCACGGACCTGCCGGCCGACTCCCCGAGCCCGTTCACGACGTTCAGCACGCCGGGCGGCAGGCCGGCCTCCAGAGCGAGCTGCGCGAGGCGTGCGCCGGAGAGCGGCGCCCACTCGGCCGGCTTGTGCACGACGGTGCAGCCGGCGGCGAGCGCCGGGGCGACCTTCCAGGTCGAGAGCATGAACGGCGTGTTCCAGGGCGTGATCACGCCCACGGGCCCGATGGGCTTGCGGGTCGTGTAGTTGAGGAGCTCGGGCGTGGGGAGGCTGAGGCCGTCGCGTGCGCCGGGAGCGCGCTCGGCGAAGAACCTGAAGTTCTCGGCGCCGCGGGCCGCCGCCTGGCGCATGAAGCGCAGCGGCTGGCCCGTGTCGACGACCTCGAGCAGCGCGATCTCCTCGGCGCGCTCCTCGATCAGGTCGGCCAGGCGCAGGAGCAGGCGCTTGCGCTCCTTGGGGTCGAGGGAGGCCCAGGCCGGGAACGCCCGCGCGGCCGCAGCCGCGGCGTCGGCCACGTCCTCGGCGTCGGAGGACGCCACCCGCGCCAGCTCGCTGCCGTCGACGGGGCTGAGCGTCGCGAAGGTCGCGCCGGAGCGCGCCGGACGCCACTCGCCTCCTATCAGGTTGCCGACGAGCGAGCCTCCCGCCCTGCTCACGAGCCGGGAGACGGCCCCGAGCGCCGCCTCACGCCGGGCGGCCACGTCGGCCACGGCGGCCTCGGCGCTCACCCGGCCACCCTCGCCCCGGCGGCCGCGGGCGCCGCCGCCACGTCCTCCTCGGCGACGACGGGGTTCTCGAGCGGCGGCAGGTCGCCGACCTCGCAGCGCAGCGTGTCGCCGGCGTGGACGTGGCTGATGCCCTTGGGCGTGCCAGTGAGCAGGACGTCGCCGGGACGCAGCGTCATGAACTCGCTGACGTAGGCGATGAGGTCGGCGACGGTGTGCACCATGTCGCGCGTGCTGCCCTCCTGCCGCAGCTCCCCGTTCACGTAGGTGCGGATCCCCATGTCCTGCGGGTCCGGGACGCGCGCGGCCGGCACGACCAGCGGGCCCATGGGCAGGAAGGTGTCGAAGTTCTTCGGCTTGATCGGCGGCCGGAAGTGGTCGATCACGAAGTCCCTGACCACCAGGTCGTTGGCGATCGTGTAGCCGGCCACGTGCGCCAGGGCGTCCGCGGCGCGCACGCGCCGCGCCGGCCGGCCGATCACGGCCGCCAGCTCGGTCTCGTAGTGCATGAACCTGATGCCGCGGGGGCGCACGATGGGCCGCCTGTGGCCGACCATGGCGTTGGCGAACTTCGGGAAGAGCGCCGGCTGCTCCGGCTCGGCCAGGTCGAGCTCGGCGGCGTGGTCGCGGTAGTTCAGCGCGATCGCGACGATCGTGCGGGCCTCGACGGGCGGCAGCCAGGTCAGCTCGGCCTCGTCGAGGCGCTCGCCGTCCGCGTTCGTGAGCGCGCCGTCGTCCTGGAGGAGCACGGCGGCCTCGCGCCCGGCCACCAGGGCCCGGCCCCACGGCCGGTCGCCGCCGGAGTGCGCCCAGCCGGCGCCGAGCGCCTCCACGCCCGCCGCGCTCACGGGTCGGCGACCTCCTCCCGCCCCGAGGAGCGCGCCCCGGGCTCCGCCCCCGCCACATCGCCGACCAGCCCGTACCGCCTCAGCGTGGCCACGAGCTTGGCCTCGTTCTCCGGCAGCATCGGCCCCAGTGGCAGGCGCCACCGCGCCTCGCACAGGCCCATCAGCGCGAGGGCCGTCTTCAGCGGCACCGGGTTCACCTCGATGAAGAGGACGTCGTTGAGCTCGAGCATCTCGAAGTGGAGGTCGCGCGCCTCGTCCCAGCGGCCCGCGGACGCGAGGTCGTAGATGCGCGCCACCTGCCGGGGCGCCACGACCCCCGTGGCGCTGATGTGGCCGCTGCCGCCCAGCGCCAGCATGGGGTAGGTCATCGTCTCGGCGCCGCAGTAGACGGCGAAGTCGCGACCCGCCTCCTTGAGCGTGTAGGAGACGTCGTCGAGGTTCTTCGTCGCGTGCTTCACGCCGACGACGTTGGGGTGGTCGCGCCGCAGGCGGCCTATCGTCCTCGGCGCGATGTCCACGGCCGCGCGCCCGGGGATGTTGTAGAGGACCACCGGCACCTCGGGGTCGAGGGACGCGACCTCCTCGGCCACGCGCGCGAAGTAGCGGTAGAGGCCCTCCTGGTTCGGCCGCACGTAGTACGGCGCGATGACGAGCACGCCGTCCACGCCGAGCTCCACGGCGTGCCGCGTGAGCTCCAGCGTCTCGTCCAGGTTGTTCGAGCCGGTGCCCGGCACGAACGGCACGCGGCCGGCCACCCGCTCCTTGACGAACTCGACGACCGCCTTGCGCTCCCCGCGCGAGAGCGAGCTGGGCTCGCCCGTGGTGCCCGTGCACGAGAGCCCGTGGCTGCCGTTCGCGATCTGGAACTCGATGAGCCGCTCGAGCGCGTCCCAGTCGATGCGCGCGTCTTCGCCCACGAAGGGCGTGGGGAGCGGGACGATCGAGCCTCTTGGTACCCGCATGCGCCTCCCGCGTCGTGGCCGACCCGGCCGGCTCGAGGCCCCGGGCGGTCCACGGGTCGCTTGTCGATGGCTAGACCTTACGGCGGGGGGACGCGGGCGGCAATCGTCGAGACCTACAAGCCGGTGCCTCCGACTTGTAGTCGCCCACAGTGATTGAGTGTCACATTGTCATGCCGCGCGCTGGAACGCGTCGCTGCGCCGCGCCAGGCCGGCGAGCAGGCGCACGGTGGCCTCCGTGCCCTGGCGCAGCATGCTCACCCGGTAGAACTCGTTGGGCGCGTGGGGGCCGTTGTCCGGCTCGCTGAAGGCGAAGTAGAGGCACCAGATGCCCATCACCGACTGGAACTGCTCGGCCACCGGCACCGTGCCTCCCGTCCACACCGGGAACGGCTTGCGGCCGAACACGGCGCTCATCGCGTCGGCGGCCACCGCGAGGGCCGGGTGGTCGAGGGGCATCTGGTACGGCCGCCCGCTGCCGGGGATGGGGGTCAGGGTCGCCCTCACGCCGGGCGGCGTGTGGCGCTCGACGTGCCGCTTCAGCGCCTCGAACACCGCCTCCGGCTCCTGGCCGACCACGAGGCGGCAGGTGATCTTCGCGAACGCGCGGTTGGGCAGCACCGTCTTCACGCCCGCGCCCTGGTAGCCGCCGCCGATGCCGTTGACCTCCAGCGTCGGCCGCACGGTGCGGCGCTCCTCGGGCGTGTAGTCGGGGTCGCCCCACCACTCGCTCAGCCCGAGCTGGCTCAGCTCGGCGGCCTCGTCGAGGGGCAGCGCGGCGATCGCCCGCCTCACCTCGGGCGCCAGCGGCGGCACGCCGGCCCCGAAGCCCTCGACGACGACGCGGCCCTGGTCGTCGTGGAAGCTGGCGATGATGCGCGCCAGCGCCGCCAGCGGGTTGGCGACGGACCCGCCGTACATGCCCGAGTGGAGGTCGCTCGCGGCTCCCTCGACGACGAGGTCGGCGCCCACCAGGCCGCGCGACCCCACCGTCACCGACGGGATGCCGACGCCGAAGATGCCGCCGTCGGCGCAGACCGCCAGGTCGGCCTTCAGCAGCTCGGCGTGCTCGCGCAGCACCGGCGCGAGGTTCGGGCTGCCGATCTCCTCCTCGCCCTCGACCAGGAACGTCACGTTCACGGGCGGCTTCGCGCCGGCGGCCAGGTAGGCCTCGACGGCCTGCACGGCCGTGAGCACGCCGGCCTTGTCGTCGCAGGCGCCGCGCCCGAAGAGCTTGCCGTCACTGACCTCGGGCTCGAAGGGCGGGCTGTGCCACAGCTCCAGCGGCTCGGCCGGCTGCACGTCGTAGTGCCCGTAGAAGACCACCGTGGGCAGCGACGGGTCGTGGTGGAGCCGCCCCACGACGACGGGGTGGCCCGCCGTGGGCAGGGTCCGCACGTCGTCGATGCCGGCGCTACGCAGCCGCTCGGCGGTCCAGCGCGCGGCGGCCTCGACGTCCGGACGCCTCTCTGGCTCGGTGCTGACGCTGGGGATGCGCACGTACTCGAGCAGGTCGGAGACGTAGAGCTCCGCGCTGTCGGCGACGTGTCGCAAGGCCTGTTCCAGGGCTGGTTCTGCGGGGTCCACGCCACAACCTATCCGCGGCGCGACGCGTCGTCAACGTGAGAGGGGGCGATCACGCGCTCTCAGCGGCCCGGCGGCGGGCTCGAGCGCCGGGCTCCGCGCGGCTCGCGGTCGCCTCAGCTCGCCCCGTCGGCGCCGCGGTCGAGGCCGCAGTACCTTCCCCGATGGAAGACCAGCGGCGCGCCGGGAGCGGCGCGCAGGGCCTCGACCTCGCCTATGAAGATCGTGTGGTCGCCGGCGTCGAAGCGCGAGTGCATGCGGCAGAGCACGTGGGCGACGGCCCCGGCGATGACCGGGAAGCCGTGGAAGGGCTCGAACGGGTCCTCGCCGGAGGGCGCGCGCCGGCCCGCGAAGACGTCGGAGAGGGCCCCCTGGTCCTCGGCGAGGACGCTGACCGCGAAGCGCTCGCTGGCGGAGAGCGTGGGGTGGGCGCGCGCCGACCTGCCCAGCGAGACGGCGATGAGGGGCGGCTCGAGCGAGACCGACATGAAGGCGTTGACGGTGACGCCGTAGGCCTCGCCGCCGGGGCCGAGCATGGTGACGACGGTGACGCCGGTCGGGAAACGCCCCATGGTGCGCCGGAAGTCCAGCTCGTCGAAGCCGCGCTCGCCCTCCTCGAGGGCGGCGGCTCCCTGGTCGGGGGCGACGGTGCGGACGCCGGCGAGGCTCATCGACGGAGTCTAGGCGGGGCCGCGCGGGCGGTCAATCGTAGCCCGCGACAAGGGCCCGCGTTCTCTTGGTGCGAGACGACAACAGCGCGGAGGCGGGGCCGGGCGTAGACTCCAGTGGAAGCTCATGTCGGCGACACTGAGACCGCTCCTGGAGCGGGAGGACCTAGGGCTCACGCTGCTGCACGGCGACCCGGAGACCGCGTACGGGTCCGTGGCCGTAGTGGGCCGCGAGTCCGACAGGCCCTGGCTCGCCGCCAGCGACCTGCGCCTGCACGAGGGGCGCTTCTCCCTGCCGCGCCCGCCGGCCGACCCCGTGCTCGACCCGCCGCCCGCCGCCGTGCTGCACGCGCTCTCGCCGCGCCAGCGCACCGTGCCCCAGGCGCTCGTCGAGCGCTGCCGCACCGCCGGCGTGGCGCTCGTCGTCTCGCCGCCCACGGTGGGTCCCGGGGTCGTCGAGGAGGCCGCCCTGCGCCTGCTCGTCGAGAGCGCCGGCCCCGCCCTGGCGGGCCTCGCGAACCTCCAGCGCCAGCTCCTGGCGACCCTCGAGGGACCGAAGCCCGAGCGCGAGGTGCTCGAGCGGGTCAGCCGCCTCTCCGGCATGGGCATGGCCGCGCTGAGCCCCTGGGGCGAGGTCGTGGCGCGGGCGGGGGACACGAGCGGACGCCTCGGCGGCGGCGACCCGTCCGCCCTCGCCGAGGGGAGGGTGCGCCTCAGCGGGCGCGACGCGCTGGTCGCCCGCGTGGCGGTCCGCGGCCGCGTGCGCTTCACGCTGATCGGCTTCGACGCCGGTCCCGGCTCGGCCGCGTGGCTCGAGCTCGCCCGCACCCTGCTCGTGGCCGCGGCGCTGCAGCGGTCGGCCGAGGCCCAGCACGACCGCAGCCGCAAGGGCGCGCTGCTGGCCGAGTGGCTGGCCGGCCCGCAGGCGGCGCCGATGCTGCTGCCGCGGCTGGTGGCGGCCGGCATCGAGGAGGAGGGCGAGTACGTCGTCGCCGTCGCCGAGGTGGGCTCGCGCGCCCGGAGCGGCCGGATGGCGGCCGCGCGCGGCCAGGCGCTGCTCGAGAGGCTGAGGGAGGCCGCCGACGAGTACTTCCGCACGCGCGGCTACGGCTCGCTGTCCGAGACGCGCGCCGAGCACGTCGTGTGGGTCTACTCGGGCGGCGCGCCGCGCGCCCAGGCCGAGCCGCTGCTGAGAGCGCTCAAGGCCGCCGCCGGCGACAGGACGCCCGTGCGCCTCGGCCTCAGCCTGCCGCGCGGCGACCTCACCGGCGTGGCCGACGCCTACCACCAGGCCGTGTTGGCCGTGCAGTCGCTCGCCGCGCCCGACGGGCTCGCCTGGTTCGACCTCGTCGACCCCGTCTACTGGGTCCTCAAGCAGCAGCCGCCCGCCAACCTCGCCACCCTGCGCGACAGGCTCGTGGGGCCCGTCAAGGACGCCGACGACGGCAAGCTGTGGCGGACCCTCACCGCCTACCTGCGGGCGCCGAACGACCTGGGCGCCCTCGCCGAGGAGCTGCACGTGCACGTGAACACCCTGCGCTACCGCCTGAAGCGCATCGCCAACCTGCTCGGCGCCGACCTCACGCGGCCCGAGACGCTGGCCAAGCTCTACCTCGCCCAGCAGATCGACGCGATGCTCGAGCGGGAGGGCGCGGCGTGAGCTCCGCCCCGCCGCCCGCCGACGTCGGCCGGCCGAGCGAGAGGGCCGCGCCGCTGCCGGCACGTGGGGCGAGCGCGGCGGGGCCGCGTCTGCGGGCCGCCGTGCTCGGCGCCGGCACGATGGGCACGGGCATCGCCCAGCTCCTCCTGCAGTCCGGAGCCGAGGTCGCGCTCGTCGACCCGTCGGCGGCGCAGCTCGAGCGGTCCGTCGCGAGCCTGGGCGAGGTCTTCTCGCGCCTGGCGGCCAAGGGTCGCCTCGAGGAGGCGCCGGGCGCGCTGCTGGCGCGCCTCTCCACCTCGGGCGAGCTGCGCGCCGCCGCCGGCGCCGCGTGGGTGATCGAGGCGGCTCCGGAGGACCTCGCGCTGAAGCGCGACCTCTTCGCCCGCGCCGCGTCCGCCGCGCCCGGCGCCCGCCTGGCCACGAACACCTCGACGCTCTCCGTCACGGCCATAGCCGCCGCCTGCCCCGAGCCCGAGCGGGTCGTGGGCCTCCACTTCTTCAACCCGCCCGGCCTGATGCGCCTCGTCGAGGTGGTCCCCGGCGTGCGCACGGCGCCCGAGGTCGTGTCCGCCGCCGTGGAGCTGGCGCGGCGCCTGGGGCGCGAGCCGATCGTCGCCAAGGACTCCCCCGGCTTCGTCGTGAACCGCCTGGCGCGGCCCTTCTACCTCGAGGCCGTGCGCCTCCACGCCGAGGGCGTGCCCGTCGAGACCGTGGACGCCGCCCTGCGGGGCGCGGGCTTCCGCATGGGCCCGTTCGAGCTCCTCGACCTCATCGGCATCGACGTGAACCTCGCCTCCAGCGAGAGCGTCTACCGCGCCTTCTTCGAGGAACCGCGCTTCCGGCCGCACCCGCTCCAGCGCGCCATGGTCGCGGCCGGCCTGCTCGGGCGCAAGACGGGGCGCGGCTTCTACCGCTACGACGAGGACGGCGCGCGCGTCGGGGACGCGGGCGCGCCGGCGGCGACGGGCGCCCGCGGCGGAGCCGCCGGCGACGAGGGACCCGCCGCGTCCGCGGGGGCGCAACCGGCGACCGCGGTCGCCGGCGCCGCTCCCGGACGTCACGCCTGGCGCTCCGGCGACGCGCCCGCCTTCGCCGTGCGCGGCGACGGCGCCGTGGCCCGCGCCCTGCGCGCGTCCCTCCCGCTCGCCGACGACGAGGAGCGCGCCGACCTCGTCCTCGACGCACGGCTCGAGGCGCCGGCTGCCGCGGGGCGCGACGACGTGGCCGTGCTCACCTGGGGGCGCAGCGCCGCCGCGGCCGGAGCCGCCCTCGGCTTCAGCGCCGTGCCGCCGCCCGGCGGCGGCAGGCTCACCGTCGAGCTCTGCGCCGCCGGCGCGCTCCCCGGCGACGCGCCCACGCCGGCGCTGGCGCGGGCCGCGGACGCGCTGGCCGCCGCGGGGCTGAACGTCGTCGTCGTGCCCGACGTGCCCGGCGGCGTGGCGTTCCGCGTCGTGGGGCGGCTGTTCGACGAGGCCGTGCGGGCGCTGCTCGAGGGCCTGGCGCCGCGCCGCGAGCTCGACCTCGCGATGCGGCTCGGCGTGAACTACCCCGCGGGCCCGCTCGAGTGGGGCGAGGCGTTAGGCTCGGTGGACGTGACCGAGGCCCTGAGGTCCCTGGCCGAGGGGACCATGGACGGGCGCTTCGCGCCGCACCCGTGGCTGCTGAGCCGCGCGT harbors:
- the dapA gene encoding 4-hydroxy-tetrahydrodipicolinate synthase, which encodes MRVPRGSIVPLPTPFVGEDARIDWDALERLIEFQIANGSHGLSCTGTTGEPSSLSRGERKAVVEFVKERVAGRVPFVPGTGSNNLDETLELTRHAVELGVDGVLVIAPYYVRPNQEGLYRYFARVAEEVASLDPEVPVVLYNIPGRAAVDIAPRTIGRLRRDHPNVVGVKHATKNLDDVSYTLKEAGRDFAVYCGAETMTYPMLALGGSGHISATGVVAPRQVARIYDLASAGRWDEARDLHFEMLELNDVLFIEVNPVPLKTALALMGLCEARWRLPLGPMLPENEAKLVATLRRYGLVGDVAGAEPGARSSGREEVADP
- the hpaE gene encoding 5-carboxymethyl-2-hydroxymuconate semialdehyde dehydrogenase gives rise to the protein MSAEAAVADVAARREAALGAVSRLVSRAGGSLVGNLIGGEWRPARSGATFATLSPVDGSELARVASSDAEDVADAAAAAARAFPAWASLDPKERKRLLLRLADLIEERAEEIALLEVVDTGQPLRFMRQAAARGAENFRFFAERAPGARDGLSLPTPELLNYTTRKPIGPVGVITPWNTPFMLSTWKVAPALAAGCTVVHKPAEWAPLSGARLAQLALEAGLPPGVLNVVNGLGESAGRSVTEHPAVKAIAFVGESTTGAKIMAQGAPTLKRVHFELGGKNPAVVFEDADLERALDAVSFMIYSLNGERCTSGSRVLVQRGVYEEFTSALAARARSIRVGDPFDPATEVGPLIHPDHLAKVTSYFEVAREEGVEVAAGGGVHPGLGGLYVEPTLFRGAAPHMRVAREEIFGPVLTALPFADEAEALAIANDVDYGLAAYVWTRDVARAHRFSQALDAGMVWVNSHNVRHLPTPFGGMKASGIGRDGGDYSFDFYMETQNIAVALTEHRVPRLGS
- the hpaB gene encoding 4-hydroxyphenylacetate 3-monooxygenase, oxygenase component, which gives rise to MAARTGNEFLEGLRRRPPTIYLNGERVKDPTTHPATAGIARSIAELYDLQHRRDLVDVMTYEVEGVGRVGMSFLETTTKEDLRRRSRMHKVWADHSLGFIGRSPDYLNVNLMAAARAADYFAQNDPRFGENIRNYYRHVRDNDLCLTHALTNPQVNRSVRADQLPDPYIALGLVQETEEGIVVRGARMLATLPIADEILIFPSTVLKEQEELTRYALAFAVPCDTPGLSFVGREPLDQGRSHRDHPLGSRFDEMDALVVFDDVLVPWDRVFLMNDVRLANRAYQETGAVLHMAHQVVNVKIAKAEAFLGVAKKIVDAIGSDQFQHVQQKMAELIIVLETLKAFRTQAEETAAPDRWGTMTPGKDALNAARNYFPMVYPRMVELLQLLSASGMIMIPTEADQGGPMADAIDRFLQASNATAQERIQLFRLAWDMTISSFGGRQNLYEKFFFGDPVRTQGALYQGYDLSDLVARIDAFLARADEPREELLAAGAAD
- a CDS encoding 3-hydroxyacyl-CoA dehydrogenase NAD-binding domain-containing protein; this encodes MSSAPPPADVGRPSERAAPLPARGASAAGPRLRAAVLGAGTMGTGIAQLLLQSGAEVALVDPSAAQLERSVASLGEVFSRLAAKGRLEEAPGALLARLSTSGELRAAAGAAWVIEAAPEDLALKRDLFARAASAAPGARLATNTSTLSVTAIAAACPEPERVVGLHFFNPPGLMRLVEVVPGVRTAPEVVSAAVELARRLGREPIVAKDSPGFVVNRLARPFYLEAVRLHAEGVPVETVDAALRGAGFRMGPFELLDLIGIDVNLASSESVYRAFFEEPRFRPHPLQRAMVAAGLLGRKTGRGFYRYDEDGARVGDAGAPAATGARGGAAGDEGPAASAGAQPATAVAGAAPGRHAWRSGDAPAFAVRGDGAVARALRASLPLADDEERADLVLDARLEAPAAAGRDDVAVLTWGRSAAAAGAALGFSAVPPPGGGRLTVELCAAGALPGDAPTPALARAADALAAAGLNVVVVPDVPGGVAFRVVGRLFDEAVRALLEGLAPRRELDLAMRLGVNYPAGPLEWGEALGSVDVTEALRSLAEGTMDGRFAPHPWLLSRASAGASGLPEAVGRET
- a CDS encoding fumarylacetoacetate hydrolase family protein — translated: MSAAGVEALGAGWAHSGGDRPWGRALVAGREAAVLLQDDGALTNADGERLDEAELTWLPPVEARTIVAIALNYRDHAAELDLAEPEQPALFPKFANAMVGHRRPIVRPRGIRFMHYETELAAVIGRPARRVRAADALAHVAGYTIANDLVVRDFVIDHFRPPIKPKNFDTFLPMGPLVVPAARVPDPQDMGIRTYVNGELRQEGSTRDMVHTVADLIAYVSEFMTLRPGDVLLTGTPKGISHVHAGDTLRCEVGDLPPLENPVVAEEDVAAAPAAAGARVAG
- a CDS encoding flavin reductase family protein, yielding MSLAGVRTVAPDQGAAALEEGERGFDELDFRRTMGRFPTGVTVVTMLGPGGEAYGVTVNAFMSVSLEPPLIAVSLGRSARAHPTLSASERFAVSVLAEDQGALSDVFAGRRAPSGEDPFEPFHGFPVIAGAVAHVLCRMHSRFDAGDHTIFIGEVEALRAAPGAPLVFHRGRYCGLDRGADGAS
- a CDS encoding helix-turn-helix domain-containing protein, whose amino-acid sequence is MSATLRPLLEREDLGLTLLHGDPETAYGSVAVVGRESDRPWLAASDLRLHEGRFSLPRPPADPVLDPPPAAVLHALSPRQRTVPQALVERCRTAGVALVVSPPTVGPGVVEEAALRLLVESAGPALAGLANLQRQLLATLEGPKPEREVLERVSRLSGMGMAALSPWGEVVARAGDTSGRLGGGDPSALAEGRVRLSGRDALVARVAVRGRVRFTLIGFDAGPGSAAWLELARTLLVAAALQRSAEAQHDRSRKGALLAEWLAGPQAAPMLLPRLVAAGIEEEGEYVVAVAEVGSRARSGRMAAARGQALLERLREAADEYFRTRGYGSLSETRAEHVVWVYSGGAPRAQAEPLLRALKAAAGDRTPVRLGLSLPRGDLTGVADAYHQAVLAVQSLAAPDGLAWFDLVDPVYWVLKQQPPANLATLRDRLVGPVKDADDGKLWRTLTAYLRAPNDLGALAEELHVHVNTLRYRLKRIANLLGADLTRPETLAKLYLAQQIDAMLEREGAA
- a CDS encoding dipeptidase, with the protein product MDPAEPALEQALRHVADSAELYVSDLLEYVRIPSVSTEPERRPDVEAAARWTAERLRSAGIDDVRTLPTAGHPVVVGRLHHDPSLPTVVFYGHYDVQPAEPLELWHSPPFEPEVSDGKLFGRGACDDKAGVLTAVQAVEAYLAAGAKPPVNVTFLVEGEEEIGSPNLAPVLREHAELLKADLAVCADGGIFGVGIPSVTVGSRGLVGADLVVEGAASDLHSGMYGGSVANPLAALARIIASFHDDQGRVVVEGFGAGVPPLAPEVRRAIAALPLDEAAELSQLGLSEWWGDPDYTPEERRTVRPTLEVNGIGGGYQGAGVKTVLPNRAFAKITCRLVVGQEPEAVFEALKRHVERHTPPGVRATLTPIPGSGRPYQMPLDHPALAVAADAMSAVFGRKPFPVWTGGTVPVAEQFQSVMGIWCLYFAFSEPDNGPHAPNEFYRVSMLRQGTEATVRLLAGLARRSDAFQRAA